In Rhinolophus sinicus isolate RSC01 chromosome X, ASM3656204v1, whole genome shotgun sequence, a single genomic region encodes these proteins:
- the VEGFD gene encoding vascular endothelial growth factor D produces the protein MYRQWALLNIFMMSYLQLVQGSSYERGPVKRSMLEQSEQQIRAASGLEELLRITHFEDWKLWRCRLKLKSFTSTDSRSASHRSTRFAATFYDIETLKVIDEEWQRTQCSPRETCVEVASELGRSTNRFFKPPCVNVFRCGGCCNEESLICMNTSTSYVSKQLFEISVPLTSVPELVPVKVANHTGCKCLSTAPHHPYSIIRRSIQVPEEDRCSHSKKLCPIDMLWDSNKCKCVLQEENPLAGMEDHSHLQELTVCGPHMKFDEDQCECVCKTSCPGNLIQHPENCSCIECTESLESCCQKHKIFHPDTCSCEDRCPFHTRTCTNAKPACAKHCRFPKEKRASHGLHSRENP, from the exons cggTCAATGCTGGAACAATCTGAACAGCAGATTAGGGCGGCTTCTGGTTTGGAGGAACTGCTGCGAATCACACACTTTGAGGACTGGAAGCTATGGCGATGCCGACTGAAGCTGAAAAGTTTTACCAGCACGGACTCTCGCTCAGCATCCCATCGGTCCACTAGGTTTGCAGCAACTTTCTACGACATCGAAACACTAAAAg TTATAGATGAGGAATGGCAAAGAACCCAGTGCAGCCCTAGAGAGACGTGTGTGGAGGTCGCCAGTGAGCTGGGGAGGAGCACCAACAGGTTCTTCAAGCCTCCCTGTGTGAACGTGTTCCGGTGCGGCGGCTGCTGCAACGAAGAGAGCCTCATTTGTATGAACACAAGCACCTCGTACGTTTCCAAACAG CTCTTTGAGATATCGGTGCCTTTGACATCAGTACCTGAATTAGTGCCTGTCAAAGTTGCCAACCATACAGGTTGTAAGTGCTTGTCAACGGCTCCCCATCATCCATACTCCATTATCAGAAGATCCATCCAGGTCCCAGAAGAAGATCG ctGTTCACATTCCAAGAAACTCTGTCCCATTGACATGCTATGGGATAGCAACAAATGTAAATGTGTTTTACAGGAGGAGAATCCACTCGCTGGAATGGAAG ACCACTCTCACCTCCAGGAACTGACTGTCTGTGGGCCACACATGAAGTTTGATGAAGACCAGTGTGAGTGTGTCTGTAAAACATCCTGTCCCGGCAATCTCATTCAGCACCCAGAAAACTGCAGCTGCATTGAGTGCACAGAGAGTCTGGAGAGCTGCTGCCAGAAGCACAAGATATTTCACCCAGACACCTGCAG CTGTGAGGACAGATGCCCCTTTCACACCAGAACGTGTACAAATGCAAAACCAGCGTGTGCCAAGCATTGCCGCTTTCCTAAGGAAAAAAGGGCTTCTCATGGGCTCCACAGTCGAGAAAATCCTTGA